A DNA window from Paralichthys olivaceus isolate ysfri-2021 chromosome 11, ASM2471397v2, whole genome shotgun sequence contains the following coding sequences:
- the LOC109630105 gene encoding extracellular calcium-sensing receptor-like — translation MDHACMRSAEHSLSLRMTEIVLLGLLGFGILPTHQDQNPKCKIIQGSMPLPVLEKRGDITLGGLFSLHDMVVEDSLSYTSIPPRTQCTRFNFRTFRWMQTMIFAIEEINREGRLLPNITLGYKIYDSCSTPHQALRAAMELMGNEKGLGAESETQGKGICHGAVPGVIGDGGSTQSLVVARFLGVFHVPQVSYFSSCACLSDKKQFPAFLRTMPSDFFQVDALVQLVKHFGWSWVGVIAGDDAYGHGGANIFANKVRELGACVALHEIIPKNRAQTAVSSIVSKIRSSGARVILVFAVEQDAAALFDEALRKGLTGIQWLASEAWSTAAVFSTPKKYHHILQGSMGFAIRQVHIPGLQDFLLRLHPTSPDAPDDPFLIPFWEEVFQCSLSLLSEVQEQKPPCSGAEELGDVTNIYSDVSQLRISYNVYKAVYAIAHALQLMRKCVKGKGPFPLQACPDMDNIEPWQLLHYIKQVKYLNSFGDETKFDENGDPAAMYDLVNWQLRPNGEMEIVTIGKFDEMTGKQNLQIQDHNIVWNGNLTKVPLSVCSSICPPGTRKAIRPNFPICCHDCAACTAGEISNQTDAIECVRCLPEFWSSPERTACIPKEVEFLSFSDTMGITLMVISLIGSFCTCGVVFIFTYHRTTPIVRANNSQLSFLLLFSLTLCFLCSLTFIGRPSQWSCMLRRTAFGITFVLCISCILGKTIVVLMAFKATLPGRNVIRWFGPQQQKAIIILCTLIQVIICTVWLVVAPPTPRKLMPRESPIVILLCDEGSPVAFALVLGYIGLLACLCLVLAFLARKLPDNFNEARLITFSMLIFCAVWVAFVPAYITSPGKYSTVTEVFAILASSYGLLGCIFAPKCYIILLRPQKNTRKHLMSKVATDRF, via the exons ATGGATCATGCTTGCATGAGATCAGCAGAGCACAGTCTTTCATTAAGGATGACAGAGATTGTGCTTCTGGGTCTGTTGGGGTTTGGGATTTTACCCACCCACCAAGACCAGAACCCAAAATGTAAGATAATCCAAGGGTCTATGCCCCTGCCTGTgctggagaaaagaggagacatTACCTTGGGGGGACTCTTCTCCCTTCATGACATGGTGGTGGAGGACAGTCTGTCCTATACGTCTATACCTCCTCGCACACAGTGCACCAG aTTTAACTTTCGGACATTCCGTTGGATGCAAACTATGATCTTTGCCATCGAGGAAATCAACAGGGAAGGCAGACTCCTTCCCAACATCACACTGGGCTATAAGATCTATGATTCATGCAGTACACCTCATCAGGCTCTGAGGGCAGCCATGGAGTTAATGGGGAATGAAAAGGGTTTAGGGGCTGAAAGTGAGACACAGGGTAAAGGCATCTGTCATGGAGCTGTACCAGGAGTGATAGGAGATGGTGGCTCCACTCAGTCTCTCGTAGTGGCTCGTTTCCTGGGAGTTTTCCATGTGCCGCAG GTCAGTTATTTCTCCAGCTGTGCCTGTCTTAGTGACAAAAAACAGTTTCCCGCCTTTTTGAGGACCATGCCCAGCGACTTCTTCCAG GTAGATGCACTGGTGCAACTTGTCAAGCATTTCGGCTGGAGTTGGGTAGGTGTGATTGCTGGGGATGATGCTTATGGCCATGGTGGAGCAAACATCTTTGCCAATAAG GTTAGAGAGTTAGGTGCTTGTGTTGCCCTCCATGAGATCATCCCTAAGAACCGAGCACAGACTGCAGTTTCATCTATTGTTTCCAAGATTCGCTCCTCTGGGGCTCGGGTGATTCTTGTGTTTGCTGTTGAACAAGACGCAGCTGCATTATTTGATGAAGCACTCAG AAAGGGGCTCACAGGGATACAGTGGCTAGCCAGTGAGGCATGGAGTACGGCTGCCGTCTTCTCTACGCCCAAAAAGTACCACCACATCCTCCAGGGTTCTATGGGATTTGCCATTCGACAAGTACACATCCCAGGATTGCAAGACTTTCTGCTTCGCTTGCATCCCACAAGCCCAGATGCCCCCGATGATCCTTTCCTGATACCTTTCTGGGAAGAGGTGTTTCAGTGCAGCTTGAGTTTGCTGTCTGAAGTTCAGGAACAAAAACCTCCCTGCTCTGGAGCAGAAGAATTAGGGGATGTGACAAATATCTATTCAGATGTGTCGCAGCTAAGGATTTCCTACAATGTCTATAAGGCTGTGTATGCCATTGCCCATGCACTCCAGCTTATGAGAAagtgtgtgaaaggaaaagggCCTTTTCCTCTGCAGGCCTGTCCAGATATGGACAACATAGAGCCATGGCAG CTGCTTCATTACATAAAACAGGTTAAATACTTGAACTCATTTGGTGATGAGACAAAGTTTGATGAGAATGGCGACCCTGCAGCCATGTATGACCTAGTTAACTGGCAACTAAGACCAAATGGAGAAATGGAGATTGTCACTATTGGCAAATTTGATGAGAtgactggaaaacaaaaccttcAGATCCAGGACCACAACATTGTATGGAATGGCAACCTTACCAAA GTGCCGTTGTCAGTATGCAGCAGCATTTGTCCCCCAGGTACCCGGAAAGCAATCAGACCCAACTTCCCTATTTGTTGCCATGATTGTGCGGCTTGTACAGCTGGGGAGATTAGCAATCAGACTG ATGCCATAGAGTGTGTGCGTTGCCTGCCAGAGTTCTGGTCCAGTCCTGAGAGGACAGCCTGTATCCCCAAAGAGGTGGAGTTCCTCTCCTTTAGCGACACTATGGGCATCACCCTGATGGTCATCTCCCTTATTGGCTCCTTCTGCACCTGTGGCGTTGTCTTCATATTCACCTATCACAGAACCACCCCCATTGTCAGGGCCAACAATTCTCAGCTGagcttcctgctgctcttctcctTGACCCTGTGTTTCCTTTGCTCTCTGACCTTCATCGGCCGACCTTCTCAGTGGTCCTGCATGCTGCGCCGCACAGCATTCGGCATCACTTTTGTCCTCTGCATATCTTGTATTCTGGGGAAAACTATAGTGGTGCTAATGGCTTTCAAGGCTACACTTCCAGGCAGAAATGTCATAAGGTGGTTTGGGCCTCAGCAACAAAAAGCAATCATCATCTTATGCACACTTATCCAG GTAATTATCTGCACAGTGTGGCTGGTTGTTGCACCCCCCACTCCTCGCAAACTGATGCCACGTGAGAGTCCTATCGTCATCCTCTTGTGTGACGAAGGTTCACCTGTGGCCTTCGCTCTGGTTCTGGGCTACATTGGGTTGCTGGCCTGCCTCTGCCTCGTCTTGGCCTTCCTGGCGAGGAAACTCCCAGACAACTTCAATGAGGCCCGGCTCATCACCTTCAGCATGCTCATTTTTTGTGCAGTGTGGGTTGCCTTTGTTCCAGCCTACATCACCTCTCCAGGAAAGTACTCCACGGTCACAGAGGTGTTTGCAATCTTGGCCTCCAGTTATGGACTGCTGGGCTGCATCTTTGCACCAAAGTGCTACATAATTCTGCTACGGCCACAAAAGAACACAAGGAAACACTTGATGTCAAAAGTTGCCACTGACAGATTTTGA